The nucleotide sequence TGCCAGTCTGCTACAGAAAGCTTCCTCAATGTGGTTATTCCATCACAGATTTTCCATTGTATATCAGAGAGGCACATGGTGcaaatacaaaacaaaagaaaatgtaaatggGATGAATAGCTGATACGGAAAAAAAATGGTGCTGAAAGGcatgaaaaaataaacagaaaaaatagtgtAGAAAGATATTTCCTTTTTGATAGTTTAGCTTATGTAATAAAAGGACTCATCTTCAATTTATTCACCACCCAAAACCTCTTACTATGAGTACTCTATAATATTTAAACTAAGCTTCAGGACAATTGTTGCTTTCTGATTATTTCTGATACCCTTTGTTCTGATCCAGGGTATGGATTAACTTCAATCACTTCATCACCAGTGTACATAAACTTCATAACTTTTTCTTAACTTTACACTCAGGAAGGAATTTTAGAAAATTCTGAAAATCCATGATTGAACTGCATTTTTACATCTGCATGTCTGCCAGGTGTGCAACAGTAGTTTTTGTTTGCAGCTGTTAAGTTTCTTATTTTGCAAATATCATTGTACCAAGAAGTTTGCATTACTACCTATGATGTAAATTAATTTCAAGATGTGTCTGCAGAATCTGGTTGAAATTTTTGTGGGTACTATACGGCATTAATGTTCCAAAAAATTTAAACTGCCAGGCTTCGCAGCTAACTGCTGCCTCAGCACTGTCACTAGACAACCAAGATTGCACGGCAAGTCACCTAGGACATGAAACTCCATCAAGGTTTCTCAGACCATGAGAAGCAGCCCTGATATTTGGGGAAGAAAAGAAGATGGTTTGGTTTCATTTATGAATAGTGATTACAAGGAGCCTTAATAACAAAATGTGTaatgaatagaaataacataagGAGTAGAGGTAACAAATTGTCATATTTGTTGGCTATTAGAGTGGACTACTGAGTACTGACACGTTCcaggaccttggagatttgctcctcattttggtcctacagaacatgacatgtaaataataataataataataataataaaacagacaacaaaaacaaaactgaaactgtcaccTAGTTATGCCCATCATTGGAACAaacagactaacaaaaatacttatATACACGTGCATGCCTTTCTTGTCCTGACATTGTAGCCTgaataagaaaactgtaaaatattatgaaaaggtaagttgctactcaccatatggtggagatgctgagacacagacaggcacaacaaaaagactgctgtaaATAaagttttcggccattaaggccttcgtcaacaatggataacgcacacacgcacacgcacacacacacacacacacacacacacacacacaagcaaacgcaactcacacacatgacgtagtgtggcttcagttggctgagactgcagtcgtgtgtgtgagcggCATTTgcatgtatgtgagtgtgtgtgtgtcatctattgttgatgaaggccttaatggctgaaagctttatttgtgacagtctttttgttgtgcctatctgcgtctCAGTCTCCGCTATATGGagagtagcaaatttccttttcatagtgttgttacattccatcctggattctccATTGTTTGAAAAACTCTAAAATCTTATTCCCAGAACTGCATGCATCCCCTTTTTTGGAGTGGTTTCATATGGTAGTTATTGGTTGGAGGTTGCTTTAAGCAAATCTCTACCCAAAGCAGTACATTcacaaaaactgtgtgccggaccaagacttaaactcgggatctttgccattCACGGGtgggtgctctactgactgagatacccaagcatgactcatacctgtcctcacagctttacttccaccattacctcacctcctaccttccacacatcacaaaagttctcctgcgaaacttgcaagactagcactcctggaagaaaggatattgtggagacagggtttagccacaacctaggggatatttccagaatgaaattttcactctgcagcagagtgcgcactgatatgaaactacctggcagatcgaaactgtgtgctagaccaagacttgaacttgggaccttcacCTTTCACGGACAActgcaagcatgactcacgacctggcctcacagccttacttccaccagtaactcgtctcctaccttccaaccttcacagTAGTTCTCCTGCAGAACTTGCAAGACTAggactccttgaagaaaggatactgcagggaTATGGCTCAGCCACAGCTTTGGGGATATTCCCAGAAAGAAATTTCGCAGCagagagtgtgctgatatgaaacttcctggcagattaaaactgtgtgcacatcTTTTACAGACAATCATTGTAAATATTGTATGACCTTAACTGAACAGTCCAGCTGTAGTTGCCCACATAACTTCTGTGTTAATGTGTTAGTAAAGCTCCAGTGATTCACTCTCAGAACTATTTGTGACTACCAATTTTCTTTCAAGTATCGTTCAGAGTTCATCCAACGTATTGCTAACCCGGTTTACTTGAACTATAAAAATAGCTGATCATCGTCAGTAGTTTTTGGACactcataaatgtgaagttatcccaAATTTAAATCAACAATGTGACATCCATCACTGAGCTATTAGGTTACAGTACCAATCAATTTCTGAATTAGCAGTTTCGAAAATTCAGTGTTACCAAGGAACAGAAGCAGCATAACCAGATCAGTAACTTCACACCCCAtggtctctctttttatttttatttttggatgcaatCTTGAGCACTCTACTTTGTAGTGTAAACTGCAAAATATAAAAAAGTCTGGCAAGTAATAAATTTATCTGTAGTGAATTTTGTAACTAGAAGTCCCTCACTCTTTCTTCAGTCAATTTTATTTCTATACTGCCATTTCCTTCATTTTTGGTATTATGAATACTGCAATCAACCTGTACTGCATCAGAACATATGAATATTCTCTTCCATTATGAATTGTAATTACACTTAACGCATACACATGACGGTCAGGTGATAGGAATTAAACAGAATGTCCAGATTTCCCAAACCTGTGCTCCAGCTAAATTTACTGCTGTTCCCAGACGTGATGCTGGCTGATAAACAGATGAAGCTAGCCTTGATGCTGTGCCTGGCATTGCACTACGTGCATTGTACAATGATGCCGAAGGTGGCCGTCCAGTTGTAGGTCTGTGAGGTATGACAGATCTGGATGCATTTTCTTCCATCACAGGGCTCTGTCAAAACACATATCCAGAAAAATAAtggtaaaatgaaagttaattttcaGTCAACTCCACTGTCAATATGAAAGACCACAAAATATGTAGAAACTTAAATACTTTACATGAAACATCATGTATTAATTGTTCAGTAAGGGAAAAGGAAAAGTAGGCCTAGTTACTAAACTGTGACATATTAACATTAAGTGAACATGAGTACACAAATTTTGGAGGAGGTCCATACTCAGATGAAAACTGTGGATGAGGAATATATTTTCTGGCAAAACTCCAACAATTCAATACATTATCAAGCAACTATAGCTTGTGTTTGGCTTTAAGCAGAAGGGGTAGAATGCTTGTCAGCCCACTACCTACATCACATGGGGTTATTGGAATCTAGTATATGGATAGTACAGGAGATGCAGAGGTGTTCGGTGTGGGTGAGAAGGGATGGGAATTTGATAATATGGTAGAGAATCCTAGTTGAGAAGGTAAACAGATgtggaaagcaaggggaagctaacACAGCCAgtttgcctacaaatacagttttctgcACTGAGAGCAGGGTGTACGAATCAAACTGCTGGGGAAGGAACCTGCCCCCCTGGTTCCTAGAAAATAATCTTCACGAACTGAAATCACTTCTTACTTCACGAAACACGCGGATTTGAAGAAAACTAGAACTTGCAATAGCTTTTGACTTGTGTACCACGTGCAGCCTCAGGCATCTGTCATGAAATGTCTAAACTACGACGTCATTCACGGCAAAACTAACTTACTTGCCGCCCACACCAAACAAAACTTTCAGGTCAGATCACGGGAACACTCTTGGCTGGGAATGCATTCAGTGAATGGTAGTTTCAATTGTCTATGTATCTTTAGCCTCAATAGATTCAATCTGTACTTTGTTAATTTATCAGTTCCCGAATTCGTGCTTGATTAtggaatataattaaaattattaatcctTGTGCTAGTGGACATGCCATGATTGAAATATGATTTTCGAAATAACGAATTATATGATGGTCCAAACGTGATACATAAGAAATTCTCTTCTACTTGCAAAATATACGGAATCGGTTTCCATACCCACCTGTCTAGATACCATTCCTCTTCTAGATGTTGGCCTATCTTCAAGCtggacattttcattttcagaaaaGGCACTGGAAATTCTCGACATGGTTGAACATAAACCTCACGAAGTTTAAATGTCAAAATCTCTTACTCTGCGTTAAGGTCTTATATTTGTGGATCACCGTTTTACTTAAGGTGTTTCGTGGAGCAGACGTCGAAAAAACATATATACGTCGATACAAGCTCACTACCATTGCAATGCAAGTGTGTTTCTATAGCAACGCAGTCACAATACAAAAGTTTTGTCAGCGTCAAGTCACAGAACTCTATCTTCTGTTGATTGTATGAAGCGTAACCACAGCTCAACTGCGCGCCTCTTACATCATTCCAACTTGGTACGTTTTCCTTCAAAAAGAAAAGTATTGCTTGTATTAATTTCTGTATTGTCTTGGCAGTACTGTTGCCGACTGATTCGCCCAACACTACAACTGATTATTACAGACGATCTAATTGCGGCACATACATTTGAATCAACGGTGAATTATAAATATTATCTAGCTGTCGAAATTATTAAAAACTGCCTCTTCCCTGACAAATTCACAGCTTTAAATAAATATACTTCGTCACATTGGGACATGTTAACAAATGAGACACTACACAATACTACGTGTCAGAAAGCGAAATGTTACGCACGCTTAAATTTTTGTTGTCAGTTTGTATTTGGTTTACCGACAGCGTAAGTTTATTGTAAAACTGTTGAGTTTCTTGATCGCCCGTAGCAAGTAACTACGCTAAAAGGCAAAcgcgaattattattttatttgttgttgcaGAATACAGTTGCAAGGCTTTCATCTTAGACGACAGTCATTGTTGCAGTTTGCGCCTAGGTGAAGTCTACTACGCGCAGAATTACGAGTTATCAGTACAAGACACTTTGGATAATAATAGAAATAGCTTCCAAATGAATAATTCGCTCTTATTTGGGCAGAAGGTTATAAGTACGATTTCCACAATTCACTCTCTGAagcttattaatattttcataggtAAAGCCCAaatgcaaaaaaggaaaaaaaactggtatTCAAAATAGCTCACAACTTAATGCTAAAATAAAAATGTCTTACTGAACGTAAGAGAATCATACTACCTAATTTTTCTTATTGCTGGGCTTCAACACGTTTACGCGAAAAAAAGCCAATGTTTCCCATGATTTAAGTTTTTATTGTTGGTCCTTCATCACCAGCAAATTCTATTTAGTTGACTGTAGATATTAGGATAAAGCAAAAGTGGTGCTTTTCATCGCCACCAGTTCAATCGAACCCACGTTTACGTGCTCTCACATTATGAATCTTCACAtcaagattctacatctacatatacatgattactctgcaattcacatttaagtgcttggcagagggttcatcgaaccacaatcatactatctccctacaattccactcccgaacagcgcgggggaaaaacctttctgttcgagctttgacttctcttattttattttgatgatcattcctacctatgtagattgggctcaacaaaatattttcgcattcggaagagaaagttggtgactgaaatttcgtaaatagatctcgccgcgacgaaaaacgtctttgctttaatgacttccatcccaactcgcgtatcatatctgccacactctctcccctattacgtgataatacaaaacgagctacccttttttgcaccttttcgatgccctccgtcaaaatgagtaagtctgtaattggctaaatttactatgcaatatcaatttgtaccagaagtttctctgttttgtttttgtgtgaaggtaccataattatttgtgtaatatttttcttgtttttgtaattatttgtgtaacatttatactacgtaatattgacttttgtaatgccccagatgatctctgaggtctctacaacaataaaaatcagtcaatcaatcaatcccacctggtaaggatcccacaccgcgcagcaatattctaacagaggacggacgagtgtagtgtaggctgttgcccaaatcgcttgatacgggcaagtcttcaggtacagattgtatagcgattaggttcctttcagattacgctgatacaatagcttcctacttagcaatcatatacaaccgctcgctcaccgatagatatgtacctacagattggaaaattgcgcaggtcgcaccagtgtttaaaaagggtagtaggagtaatccatcgaactacagacctatgtcattgacgtcggtttgcagtagggttttggagcataccctgtattcaaacattatgaatcacctcgaagggaacgatctattgatacgtaatcagcatggtttcagaaaacatcgttcttgtgcaacgcagctagctctttattcgcacggagtaatggccgctatcgacaggggatctcaagttaattccgtacttctagattttttaaaatttatttcttaaaaaatGACATTTAGTGTTTTCGCACCACACAGCTAACACCAAATTACAATGACAAAACTGGATAAAATTTCACATAATGcacacatacatttgaacaatttgagaaaTACGTCTGATTTGTTTAAAATAATAACATTACACAATCATTTCAAATTGCTAGAATCTGAATCGGTGCCCATGTTTCAAGTGTTGGTACTAACGAGAAGTTGTACGTGATATTCCATTTTTTCTCAACTCGTCCTTCATTCAGAGTATTAAGCATATATTAAATCCTGTCCCGCAGCATTTCGTAATATATAATAGTGCAACACAGTTATTGAAACTGATGTGTGTCGCTCACCGACAACAAAATTTGAAAGAATGCACAATACAAACAGTATCTATGGACGTGTTGTGTAACTTTATAACCAAAGACCTTGCTAGGATGTAGTCTTGatagatatattttttttcatcACGGCCTTAGTCAAATGGTGTTGGTGGTGGAACTGTCCAAAGATGGGAAGGTTTTAAGAATCCAGTAGTATTGTTGAACGTAGTTAGCCGTTGGTGTAGCAAAATGATGTCTTGGCGTGATAAGGTATGTGGTGAACGATACCTGAGTGTTGTTTAATGCTATTGAACAGTTTACGAATGAAAAGATATTTTTTTCAGCACCCAATTGGTTATTTCAATAACGGAGACGAGACAACTGAACATGCTTTATTAAGTGTCATTCATTCGACGAAAACTGTCTTCAGACCTTTGCCTGGTTCAGAAAGTCGGCGTGTGGATTTGGAAGACAGGATCATGCTAGGTGTCGACTGTGACGAAGTTTACCCAAATATCCTCATAGGAGATGCGTAAGTACTGTCATTTTGTGTTTTGTTGTGAGTAATGCTCACAGAATGCTTCCCTGCATGTTTGAGGGATGCTGTAAATTTTGTCTGGAAGATGGAGCTTGTTGCGCTGTGTTATAAAGGACCATGCCTTGAAATGTACATATTTCTACTTATGCAATGAGCGTTTAGGTATAGGCCTATTGTTCTGTGGGTGAGACCTTGATTTATAGTTGCTTTTCGTGAAAAAAATGTAAACGCGTAGAAATTACTGAATGTCGTCTTGTGATCTTTAAGTGTGAAATATTTTGTTCGTCCATTAGGGGTGCCGCAAAAAACAAGCAATATCTAAGAAAGATCGGTGTCACTCATGTTCTGAATACTGCAGAAGGCAACAGATTTGGAATGGTAAATACAAGCAGAGATTATTATAGAGATTCAGGCATAAAGTATATGGGACTTCAGCTCCAAGATTTACCAGTTACAAATATTGCTTTATACTTCGAGGAAGCTGCTGATTTCATTGAAGAAGCGATAAAAAGTGGAGGTAATTCTTATTAAGATATCTTTTCTTGTGCAGTAATTTGTTGAAATTTTAGACTTCGCTTAAGGCTTTCTTATTTACAGTCATATGATGcaactgttgatttttttttttcacttagctCTAAAGTGATAAGGACGAGTGAAAACATTTTACAGTTGGGAACATATTTATTTGGGTGCTGAACATCTTATCAAAAAATACCCTTGAAGATTATTATTGGTTGTGGTAGTAAAATGTATAGGCTCCTAAAAAAACCTTAAAACATTGAGCCATAACAACTTCCATCACAAGTTTCTACTGTGCATCAAATGGTAGTGCCAAAACGTTAGGGATTATTTTAACACATATCAAAAGATTTAGTTACAtgcagttatttattttttaatgattgaCTTGATTCAATGCTTATTTTATTGTGTTGAGGCTTGATTTCATTTCTAATGATGATGTATATTGCCACACTAGTTTCTTTATATTTGCTTGTGTAACAGTGTGCTACATTTTCAACTGACTAAACAAAATGCTCAGCATGAAATAGTTTTAACCAGTATACTCCTTAAAATTGGTAAGAGTTCATTGAACTGGCATTTTCATTCCCATTGTTGTTGTACGTGTTATTTAGCTGTTGGATGCCATCACACGTGGGGGTTAGAAGGTGCAACGACACGTGAAGAACGTTTCACTTTAATAATACACACGTGTCTGTTCCTATGTTCTGTTCTGTGCTACCTGTATAGTGTCAAGATTCTGTTCTTGAATTAGTTTATCTTGTATCTTATACTGTCATTTAATGAGAATGGGTCAGCTGAAGTTTGCAGTACTTCCCGGTGCATTGACATGTGATGTATCCAATGTGTGATGTCATGGCGATGCGTGGTTTTGAGGTGGATCGTGTTTATATGGAGCCACTCTCTAGTGTTGTATGTTTATTTGTGATTTGTTAGTGACTAGTGTACTCAGAATGCTGTTTACAAGAAGAATATTGGAAGAGGCTGTTGCGGTTTGTTGAATTATTTGATGCTGTCAGTTGTGGATAGTAGATTAGTTTTAGAGTTTGGAATTATTAGTAAGGTGTGTTGTTTGGAGTTCTTATATTTAGTTTTCCGTTAGTTACGGATCTGATAACGGAATTCATGAGTAGGTCTCTGCATGCAACAAAGAGAGCCGACATGTTGACCACAATTAAATTCGTACAATTATTTGGATTAATTGTTGGGTATATGAAGTTTTATGTTTGTCGAGAAAGTACAAGATAGACCAAAGTTGCTGCATCTAATGCCAGGGGTGTGTGTATGTGATGGTGTTAGGACAACCTATGGTGTTCTGTACATCTCGTTAACAGCGTAAGCACCAACTCTCCAAGAATATGAGAAGTAACTGTGAAAAAATCATTTGACGTAGTTTTGCTAAAAGTTACATATTGGATCCCCCCCCTCCATTTGTCAATGTGGCTTAGATGTAAAATTGGGCATCGCTACCAGTCCATTTGTTACCACAactagattttatttttattttcacttccaTTGGCTTCGCCTTCTCATAGCCACATTGTCAACATCCAATCCAACCTAGACCTCAAGCCGCGCTACAGCTCAGTGTGTCACCACAATGattgtcgggggagggggggggggctgtcacaCGTGTAATTTTAGATATAGTTTCAATTggtaaaaaatcagtaaaataatgtGTAAGATTTCATTTGATAGCATTAAAATCGATAGGCACTGGCGATAAAGATTCATTTTACTGGGGTTTAGAAAATTTTAAGTTATAGGTGGTGATTGTctgctgaaaaatattttaaatgttaactaaTTTAATTATTACTAACAGTAACATTACTGAACCCGATACTGCCTCTGCAGTGAAACAAAATTGTGATAATTATTAACATTTCAGTATATCAAGGGTCATTCCATCCCAAGTGGTCTAGAGGTTCCCCCTTGACCAgcacagattttgatgaaattttgtataaatATTGGAAATGTTCCCAGTGAACATTGGTAAAGTTTCAAGATCACTAATGCAATAATTCCGCTGATAGTCATTTGTTCGATCCCCATAGTGCAGCTATAAACAGTGTACGTGTGAGTTTTTGGCAACTTTGAGACAAGTCATTTCCAGTATTATTTTGTCGTACAACATTTTGTGCTTTCTTTCCTGAGCCGTTTTAATAAGGATAACTTATATAAGGATAAATTGGCCAAAACATATGCAAATGAAAAATATGTGAAGTTAAGCTTTTTATATCTCCAGAAGTAATTGTGGTATAGACTTGAATCTTTGCATGTAATAACTTAAAAATACAAGGGCCTAGAATATAAAACTTCATTTACCTATTCTGTTAAAATAGTTTACATACTGTGGGTGAAGTCAGATTTTTCTGAAAACCCCGAATGACTATTTTTGTGGCCCATGAAAGAACTCTGCAGACTCCTTTAAAAAGTTTTTATTCGAAAAATCAGGTTCTAAACCACGTAAAACACTAGATTTGGCTTTATAGTGTGGGTATATAAGGTGCTAAAAAAGAATCAGGCGGTGATACATTGAAAATGGGTTCATATTCTGTTGGTACTCAAATTAAATGCTCTCTCATTTATTATGCCCTACTGTTGATTAGTGCTCTGAGACCTGCAATATCAAGTCTTGATGACTAGAAAGTGAGAGAAAATCTGAATAACTTAAAAAAACTTTGAAAGAGACAACATTTTTTGCCACAACTCGTGATGTATTTGTCTATTTTTCTGATGTAGCCACAGAATCTAACTAGTTATA is from Schistocerca cancellata isolate TAMUIC-IGC-003103 chromosome 6, iqSchCanc2.1, whole genome shotgun sequence and encodes:
- the LOC126191329 gene encoding dual specificity protein phosphatase 3, whose protein sequence is MMSWRDKHPIGYFNNGDETTEHALLSVIHSTKTVFRPLPGSESRRVDLEDRIMLGVDCDEVYPNILIGDAGAAKNKQYLRKIGVTHVLNTAEGNRFGMVNTSRDYYRDSGIKYMGLQLQDLPVTNIALYFEEAADFIEEAIKSGGKVLVHCLMGMSRSSTCVLAYLMIKERLPAAVAIKMVRTNRDIRPNNGFLRQLADLDNRLKRERQRAAEKYNL